A genomic segment from Stenotrophomonas maltophilia encodes:
- a CDS encoding PepSY-associated TM helix domain-containing protein: MSKVDRSPKPRGIRQTMSDLHIWVGLLAGWILYAMFLTGTASYFRDELSRYTRPEIATPSMLPDAATVAQRTVTAIMADTPAASRINLSLPSTRMPWVSAMWASPGGRGRHGFDSGLFDASTGAPLLARDTGGGDFFYAFHFNLHYMPAMWGRWIVGLCAMFMLVAIVSGVITHKKIFADFFTFRWGKGQRSWLDGHAALSVLGLPFHFMITWSGLVMLAVLYMPWGLAKLPDKRQQAEVVSEMRLFLPPQKAAGHPAPLTNVGALVQQAEQRWGTGAIGSVQVQNPGDENARVAVVRAQSSRVSTTPNYLLFDGSGGQLLQIKEHSGVAADTQGVLYGLHLGRFADAALRWLYFIVSLAGTAMVGTGLVLWTVKRRAQLPDPQRPYFGFRLVERLNIATVAGLSVAMAAYLWANRLLPTAMDGRAAWEVHVFFLAWAAMFVHATLRTPKRAWIEQFLLAALLLALLPVLTAVTTPHPLWRTLAAGDWAFAGTDLTLLGLAALHTLLAWRTWRHAPKVKRARPSAASRTAAPEASA, encoded by the coding sequence ATGAGCAAGGTCGATCGCAGCCCCAAGCCACGCGGCATCCGCCAGACCATGTCCGACCTGCATATCTGGGTCGGACTGCTGGCCGGCTGGATCCTGTACGCGATGTTCCTCACCGGCACCGCCAGCTACTTCCGCGACGAGCTCTCGCGCTACACCCGCCCGGAAATCGCCACACCATCCATGTTGCCGGATGCCGCTACGGTCGCGCAGCGTACCGTCACGGCGATCATGGCCGACACCCCTGCGGCCAGCCGGATCAACCTGAGCCTGCCGAGCACGCGCATGCCATGGGTGTCGGCGATGTGGGCCAGCCCGGGCGGACGCGGCCGGCATGGTTTCGACTCGGGCCTGTTCGATGCCAGCACCGGCGCGCCGCTGCTGGCACGCGACACCGGCGGCGGCGACTTCTTCTACGCCTTCCACTTCAACCTGCACTACATGCCGGCGATGTGGGGCCGCTGGATCGTCGGCCTGTGCGCGATGTTCATGCTGGTGGCCATCGTCAGCGGCGTGATCACCCACAAGAAGATCTTCGCCGACTTCTTCACCTTCCGCTGGGGCAAGGGCCAGCGATCGTGGCTGGATGGGCACGCGGCGCTGTCGGTGCTCGGCCTGCCCTTCCATTTCATGATCACCTGGAGCGGGCTGGTGATGCTGGCGGTGCTGTACATGCCGTGGGGCCTGGCCAAACTGCCGGACAAACGCCAGCAGGCCGAGGTGGTCAGCGAGATGCGCCTGTTCCTGCCACCGCAGAAGGCCGCCGGCCACCCTGCTCCGCTCACCAACGTCGGTGCACTGGTGCAACAGGCCGAGCAGCGCTGGGGAACCGGCGCTATAGGCAGCGTGCAGGTGCAGAATCCCGGCGACGAGAACGCACGCGTGGCCGTGGTGCGTGCGCAGTCCAGCCGTGTTTCGACCACCCCGAACTATCTGCTGTTCGACGGCAGCGGTGGGCAGCTGCTGCAGATCAAGGAACACTCGGGCGTAGCCGCCGATACCCAGGGTGTGCTGTATGGCCTGCATCTGGGCCGCTTCGCCGATGCCGCCCTGCGCTGGCTGTACTTCATCGTCAGCCTGGCCGGTACCGCCATGGTCGGCACCGGGCTGGTGCTGTGGACGGTCAAGCGCCGCGCGCAGCTGCCCGATCCACAGCGACCCTACTTCGGATTCCGCCTGGTCGAGCGGCTCAACATCGCCACCGTCGCGGGACTGTCGGTGGCGATGGCGGCCTATCTGTGGGCGAACCGCCTGCTGCCCACTGCCATGGACGGGCGCGCGGCGTGGGAGGTGCATGTGTTCTTCCTGGCCTGGGCGGCCATGTTCGTGCACGCCACGCTGCGCACACCGAAGCGCGCATGGATCGAACAGTTCCTGCTGGCGGCACTGCTGCTGGCGCTGCTGCCGGTGCTGACCGCGGTGACCACCCCGCATCCGCTGTGGCGCACGCTGGCCGCGGGCGATTGGGCGTTTGCCGGCACCGACCTGACCCTGCTGGGATTGGCCGCCCTGCACACGCTGCTGGCCTGGCGCACCTGGCGGCATGCGCCAAAGGTGAAGCGCGCACGGCCGTCTGCCGCGTCACGCACTGCGGCACCGGAGGCCAGCGCATGA
- a CDS encoding DUF3325 domain-containing protein — protein sequence MIHVMLFVLSLGAFACLALAMERHQRDVLHRVLSAQATQQLRAMGWALLVFSAVFAMRGLGVGFGLAALSGHTSVAAGVVVLAMVAQGRRDR from the coding sequence ATGATCCACGTCATGCTGTTCGTGTTGTCGCTGGGCGCGTTCGCCTGCCTGGCACTGGCGATGGAGCGCCATCAGCGGGACGTCTTGCACCGTGTGTTGAGCGCGCAGGCAACCCAGCAGCTGCGCGCGATGGGCTGGGCACTGCTGGTGTTCAGCGCCGTGTTCGCGATGCGCGGGCTGGGGGTGGGTTTCGGTCTGGCCGCGCTGTCCGGGCACACCAGCGTGGCCGCGGGTGTGGTGGTGTTGGCGATGGTGGCGCAAGGGCGGCGGGATCGGTAG